From Antedon mediterranea chromosome 9, ecAntMedi1.1, whole genome shotgun sequence, a single genomic window includes:
- the LOC140058181 gene encoding plexin-A4-like encodes MSLPTLLNISVFLLYSSTFLISIQASDNDMLLEFKPHENEDLYHVKIHSTTGDIYIGAYNSLYRLSEDFNIIANISTCSADDCANVNKILEIDYDHDRLITCGGGNNGRCEGRSVLDLTLDGSNVEDGIVSELSAVGIIAPGVLDDGTNDKDDVIKRNVLYVSSGHTSLDPVEYSYKYVNARRRVDTEKIFQLPNPDFNAITVTPSYNKPIRFKTAFDYEGYTYFAAFRPGENNNKTSRLSRVCQKNSLHTLSEIYLSCVYNNVDYNLVQAMSIGPVGSELAISLGLQAGDNVLYGVFAKGDGSGVATGQSALCIYKWNDTENAFFKALNGCLNVDSNVYTLDYADDADCSQV; translated from the coding sequence ATGAGTTTGCCAACATTGTTAAACATTTCTGTATTTCTGCTATATTCTTCAACATTTCTGATAAGCATACAAGCATCTGACAATGATATGTTACTCGAATTTAAACCTCATGAAAATGAAGATCTGTACCATGTCAAAATCCATAGTACAACAGGAGATATCTACATAGGAGCTTACAACTCACTGTACAGACTGTCAGAGGATTTTAACATCATTGCTAATATTTCAACATGTTCAGCAGATGATTGTGCTAACgttaataaaatattagaaattgaTTATGATCATGATAGATTGATCACGTGTGGAGGAGGAAACAATGGAAGATGTGAAGGAAGATCTGTTTTGGATTTAACTTTAGATGGAAGTAATGTTGAAGATGGAATAGTGAGTGAACTGTCAGCAGTTGGAATCATTGCACCTGGTGTGTTGGATGATGGTacaaatgataaagatgatgttatcaaaagaaatgttttatatgtGTCATCTGGACATACATCATTGGATCCAGTAGAGTACTCTTACAAGTATGTTAATGCCAGAAGACGTGTTGATACTGAGAAAATATTTCAACTTCCAAACCCTGATTTCAATGCTATCACAGTGACACCATCTTACAATAAACCTATACGTTTTAAAACAGCATTTGATTATGAAGGATATACTTACTTTGCTGCATTTAGACCCGGTGAGAATAACAACAAAACTTCACGACTGAGTCGTGTTTGTCAAAAAAACTCACTTCATACATTATCTGAGATATACCTCAGctgtgtatataataatgttgattaCAACTTGGTACAAGCCATGTCTATCGGCCCTGTAGGATCTGAGTTAGCTATCTCACTAGGCCTACAAGCTGGAGATAATGTATTGTATGGAGTGTTTGCTAAAGGTGATGGAAGTGGAGTTGCAACTGGACAATCTGCATTGTGTATTTACAAGTGGAATGATACTGAAAATGCATTCTTCAAAGCACTCAATGGATGTCTAAACGTTGATAGTAATGTTTATACTCTAGACTATGCTGATGATGCAGATTGTTCACAAGTAtga